The genome window TCGAGCTTTCGCTGGACATGTGGGACCGAACTGTTAGCCACCATGCCCGAGTCAGTGTCATTAACtttaaagattctttttacctgcttGGCCAGATCATCTTGTTCTTTCTGAGCTGCTTCTAGCTCAGCCCGAAGTCATTTTGCTTCCCCTTCTCTCTGCTTATTGAAAAGCTtcaaggcatctctctcctcagtaagccctcgAATTTCGGCTTCATACCGGCTCAACTCCCCCCGGGATCGAAAAAAAGCCTCGTAATTAAGCACAGaagcctacaaaaatagaaagaaggaattatacaagaggagaaaagtacaagtatgaaaattgacaaagaaaatatgaacttacccAGTTCAGGGTCTGTTGGgcttcgttgaaaagacaagGCACTCCCACCTCGTCCATCTGGGCTTGGTCTTCTTCCGTGACCAAACATCGGAGGTAGTTAGCCACCCCTACAAGGGCAgcaagaacccgggcatcctctggGACCGTGATAATGATTGTTCGCTTACGCCCGGGATCGGCACTAGGGGCCGAAAACTGATTGGTCAATTTAAAACTCGAGGAAGCCTCGCCTAAGCTCTTCTTTGGaacctccaagtcactcagaccGGTGACACCTTCTATCCCAACAAAATAACCATGGAAAGGATCTTCCTCTCCGAGGGTTCCTTCCCCGTGACAAGTCTCCACGGCCTGAGCGTCACGTATCATCAACTCGAAAAATGAAAGAAACgagggggaatccccgatctctattgccccaagtAGGTCTTTTGGGGCACCGCTTCCATCTTGGGGAGCCTCGAGCCCGGTTTCTACACCAACATCCACCGCCTCTTCAACGGTCTCTTTGCCCCGAGACAAAGCATCTTCGGTTCCTCTTGGCTCGGGGACTTGGGCCGAAGTTTCCTCCTCGACCTCATCGAGCCTAGATGGAGCAATATCAACTCCCACCGGTTTCGGAGTCATCCGAATCTCGGTGCTAGCTCGCGCACGGGCCACCAGCCCAgagtcatcatcttcttcttcttcttcccttagcctttggactgactccatagtcagtgggattgtgttccccttgggtttacggactgttctcttcttgggtttttgaTCCCCGGAGTTCGAGGCCCTATTTCTCTTATTCTCCTCCGCCGGTTTCGAGATAGGTGGTGAAACTTCTTCATCACCAGACGGGGGTCTCATAGTCGTGTCCTTTCCAagacctacaaaaggagaaagtaagTAAACTCATGTTTGAAAAGATGTTTGAACGATCGACAAATCGGTAAGTGAGGaagaaggcttaccatgagtacgagcctccccccgaccctttgacaaatcacgccatgtgTGCTCGGCGTGTGTTGACGTCGAAACCAGGATCCTAACCCAGTTCTCGAGGTAGAGAACCGCACCCGACATCCAAGCAACGACTGCATCGAGAAAAACACTGAAAAGAAAGGATTAAGAAGTAAAAACAACGAACAGAAATTAAAGACGGaatcatacttacgtttcatattccatttcttagGAAATGGCATGCTCTCAGCCGGGATCAGGTCCgtggtcttcacccgaacgaatCGGCCCATCCAcccccgatctttgtcttcatctatactTGAGATGAGCGCCTTGGTGTCCCGACGTTGAAGCTTTATTAGCCCACCTTGATAGAGTTGAGGGCTATGTAATCTTATGAGGTGGTCAAGGGTCAAGGGAAGCCCATCGATTTTGCCCACGAAGAAGCAGAGcagtatcacgatcctccagaaagaggggtgaatttgaccgagggttacCTGGTATTTCTTGAAGAAGTTTACGATGACCagatcgaggggacccaacgtgaaaggataagggCAAACACTCAGGAACCCTTCTACGTGAGTGGTGATCGCTTCTTCTGGTGCCGGTATCACAGCCTCTTTGTttccccagttgcaatctttcttcacctGGTCAATGAGGCTTttgggtatcgagcatatatatctcgatatcgGCTTGCATCGATCAGGAACCGATGAGGGTTTATCGACCTTAAAGTCAGAATCAATGACACACACCCCGGGAATAAGTTCTTCAGGGCGTGGCTCCACTACTAGTTTTTCGCCGgccggccgagatgaggaagcaaccTCTTTCTGCGGAACAATTTTAGATGTTTTGGCCATTTAGTTTTTGTGGGCAAAGAAGAATGGAGgctgaagtatttggtgttttaagaagaacaagcaaagaaactcaAAGACCTGAAGATAGGAAGCTTTGAAGAAGGCAAAGAACAATGGAGATTAgaatgaaaaagatttgaaagtaaagtttgaaataatgaatAAGGAGGCTATTTATTGGTTTCACAACGAGGTTCAAAACTGGTAGCGACCGACTGTCGACTGACGCGCATTAAATACCTGGAAAACTGTACCGATGAGATGTTTCGGTCACTTCTGCTGCTTATGTCACGACAATTGCGTCATGATGTACCGAGGTGAAGATCGAAGGCTCAAATCGTTTCTTGttattactctccaaaaaatgagaggactatatgtatacggtcaaaatcgggcttGTCCGATTTTGTATGATTAATCAAAACCGGGGTGGCAGACCGAGGTTCAATCTcaagttatattggatcgttacacgAATAGATATTGCCTAGCTCGTGATTCAGGGATCGATCAAGAGCGAGACCAGtaaggtcgagaccgagaaggatagagaTCTAGAGAGATCGAAGGAAGCCTGCTAAGTCGAATAACGAAAAGCCAAGGAATCCGTGACCGAGCGAGGATTGTGGTAGAAATCTCGACATGTATCAAGTCAAGATcggttgattagccaatcagGAGATTTCCttatgtatttagaattgtaccatatgtagaactcctttactatataaagggggttccaatcattttgtaagGAGGAGATTCAtgcataacaaagcaatatattacgttTTCTCTTTTAAGCTCTCTTATTCAGTAGTTCAGTTCTTACTCTTCAATAATACACTTAGTTGGTGCGAGGGCAACCTAGTTCAAGGGCCAAAGCTGTGTGATATATCGATTTGCtttattttacagttaatttctaacttcaattttCGTATTTCTCAatttgtgccaagtgaaatcacatatccttaaaaccacttacaaatttaattgttatccgattttaagggtaaacaaataTGTTCGTCAAACTTCAAATAAGTATTACACCATATCCTATAGTTTAGTTCCAGAATATTTTACTGCGAACTACTTTGGCTGAAAAAATCTTGAGAAATATACGTGGCTGAGCactttttaaataatatttaagaaaatattagTACTGTTTACTTATTACATAAATGGAAGATTTTTTTACACTAATAGCATTTAACCGCAGGTTTTAAAAATAAATGAAGACCCACTAAACGAGGGATCTATTTTGATCCTTATTAACGTATACTTTGTtgccctcctcccccccccccaaacccacACACACACCCCACATCTGTTCTTCCTCATTATTTTTTTGGCTAATTGAGCATCCATCTTCTTTCTCTTACTACTTTATTTCTTGTTTCTCCCGCCCCTCGATTGTTTCCCTTTGTGCttgaaaaaaggaagaaaataaatTGAGTATACTTTGTGAGCTACAGTCAGTTTTGTTAGTTAAGAAGACGAGTTAGTTAGTCGGTTATAGTTGTGGGACCCAGTAGTTAAGTAATTAGAGTTATGTTAGTACAGAGTTGAGTTAGTGTGTAATTGTATATAAAGTTGTACTCCTCTATTACATAAATAAAATTCATTTACTGCAATTCCTATCTTCTCTCTTAAGCTCAATCTCTCTACTctcaaacctaattccaaattGCTTGgatgattctggaaattgagcTCAGATTCATCAagctcacatggtatcagagcagtgaAGAGCTGTAATTCCCCAAATTTAGTTCTATTTGGCTGAAATTTCATCGTCGTCTTCCTCGCGAAGCTGTGACAAACGATCGTCAATGGAGGCCGAAAAATCGATCACACGCATCCTTTATTCATTCATCCCTCAGATACTCCTAGTTCGATTTTGATTCATGTAAAGCTCACAGGATCAGAAAATTACGGACTGTGGCATCGTTCAATGCGAATTGCTTTGCAAGATAAGAGGAAGCTAGGGTTTGTGCTTGGGACATGCAAAAAGGGTTCGTTTAGATATGAATTGCATGAGGACTGGGAAACATGTCATGCAATCGTGCTTTCCTTGATCATGAGCACTGCGTCTTCGGATTTACTTAGCGGCATTTTCTATGCATCTAATGCACATTTTGTATGGGGGGATTTGAGAGAAAGGTTCGACAACGTGAATTGTGTGAGAATATTTCAGTTGCATAGGGAAATTGCTACTATTTCGCAGCGAATAAATTTAGTTTTTGCATATTTCACTAGATTAAAGGAATTGTGGGCTGAGTATGATGCAATGGTGCCTATTCCTAATTCGAAGGAGTATGTTGAACACCTGCAGCAACAAAGGCTAATGCAATTTTTAAGTGGTCTCAATGAGACATATGATCAAGCAAGACGTCAGATCCTAATGAAGACTGTGGAGCCAACATTGAACCAAGAGCATTGTACTAGGTAATTTGTAACTCTCCGGTAGTCATTGTGACTTTGtgtattgtaggcggattagagttgatgaagttgagggggctatgGTAAGATGATCAGGGGTAAAGTGACCGGGCAAGATGAAATTcttgtggagttttggaagagtgcgggcaaggcaggcttggagtgtctcactaggttatttaatgtcatttttagaataaagaagatgcccgaagaatgGAGGTGAAGCATGATGATTCCTGTATACAAAAACAAGGGTGATATcaaaaattgcaataactatcggggtatcaatttgcttagccatactatgaaagtatgggagagagtggtagagctaagggtgaaGAGGAGTGTATTTATTTTCAAAaaccagtttgggtttatatCAGGgtgttcgactacagaagccattcaccttgttaggagattgatggagcaatgtagggagagaaagaaggacttgcataagGTATTCATTGACTTAAAAAAAGGCGTATGATAAAGTtccgagggaggttttgtggagatgtttggaggctagaggtgtacatgttgcctacgttatgttgattaaggatatgtataTATGATGGAGCAAAGACCCAAGTGAGGACAGTGGGtggggactcggaccattttCTGATTAAggtggggttgcatcaggggtcgacactcagcccttttttgtttgctctggcgATGGACGTAatgacgcgccacatccaaggggaggtgccgtgatgcatgctatttgcagatgatattgtattgatttaCGAGATGCGAGACACTTTGAACCcccaattagaggtatggaggtaGACCCtgaaatctaaaggtttcaagttgagcaggagcaagacagaatacttggagtgtaaatTCAGTGGCGAGGGagggatgaaatggagactcgcttccggtattttatgtgacaagaaagtgccaccgaaacttaagtgtaagttctacagagtggtggtcagatcAATGATGTTTTATGGggatgagtgttggccagtcaagatcgctcatgtccagcaGATGAAGGTAGAAGAGacgaggatgttgagatggatgtgcgggcacaccaggttagagaggatcagaaatgaggttattcgcaaCAAGGTCGGTGTGGCcatattgaggacaagatgcgggaagcgcgacttaggtggtttggtcatgtgaggaggaggagcacaaacgcggcttaggtggtttggtcatccTCACGGCGCTGCCGCCATGGCTCCGCCAACGACCACCATCGGACCACCTCCTTTCCGCCCCAAATTTTCCCCATCTTCTCCTCTCTTCCTCCTCTTTTCATATCTCCAACTCAAATCCTTCAAAACCTTCCCTATCTCCACGAATCTAGCAAAAATCCGAAACCCTAGTCCACTTCCTCCCTAAATTCATGAACTTTTGGAACTCCTTTTCACATAAAACTTGCATATACGTGTAGGACTCGCTTGGTTCTATCTTTTGGTGTTAGTTTCAAGCCGAAACTCCGAGACCGAATTTCGGCCAGTCACCGGCCATGCGCCGTCTAAGCTATTAGGCTTGATGCTTGGCAGAAACCTCTCAGCGATTAGCTCGTTGATATGTGTCCGAGAGGTCTTTATTGAGCTTCAAAGCCTAGTGGCTGATTTCACCACCCGCGGCAACATATTCGCTGTCGTGAACTGAGGTCGAGCCCGATCTTATGGTATAACTTCCTTTCCCTATTTCCTAGTGATCAATtttagtatttattttttatttctcattttttgtgaCTGTCCTTTCTTGTTGTTAAGGTTCATGTTAGTGTAGATAACTTTTAAGAGTTGAAGTTTTATTATACATGGAACTCTTGCAACATAAGGGTTCCTTTCTCCACTTGACTATGTGTAAACTTTTTAGCACGATGTTGTTTTCTTTCTGATTGAACGTTAAATTGATATATTAGTGTGTTATTTTGTCAAGTTCACTGTCATGATATTGACTGGCTACAAATTTTAATAGAATAAATGTCAAACCAATTCAAGTGATAGGTCAAATAATGCCTTAATAAATAAGTTTGCCTATGTTTTCATtactaataataaataaatagttAAATATTTCTCCAAAAAGCGGTAGGCAAATTTTAGACACGAACATAAATATATTCTTAAAATGCTTCACTTATATTAACTGTGTCCTTTAATTTAATGACAATAATAAGAAGAATAAGGTTATAAGTAGGCTTAATATTAACTTACTGTCTATATGTGGTCTCGCTAGCATCAAGTTACAAAGAGGCCTGCTTTCCATAATCTAATCCCGCAATAATAGATTTAACAAAGATAGATAATTGCTCTAACTGATGTCGGGAAGACTCGCTACACAATAAAGACATAAATAAAATGGCAAGGTCATGAAGAGACGTCTTATTCTAATTATCTCAAATAAATAATGcctttatttaaatttattaaactAGTCTCAAGGTACGCACTTTACGTGTGACCCCATATCAATGTAGTTAATACTTAAAAATTACTCCCTCGTCTCATATTAACAGTCATGGTTgctaaaaatagttgtctcaaattattggtattttagaagttcaagacaattttttttttcgtttttacccttagtaataattatcCTTGAAGACTATAAACACCTTAATTATAGATAATTTTAATCAAAAATCAAGAAGTCAACCTTGTTATCTTAAACACTTTAATCATGTCTACACTAATGCAATCAATACTTTAAATGccaaatattttttataaagtcTATTCAAACCAAAATTATGCTAGAGTACATGATAATGAAAGAATATATAAAGACAATGGAGAAGTAAAGCATTCTTTTTTATAGGAAAGTTTAGGGGGGATGTTAAATTTTCAAATGGGACTAAAATAACTTTCAAGTTGAATTTTTTTGCTCCAGAATAATTTTTGTTGGAGAATTTTCAAATCACTCGTTTGAAATTATTTTGAAGGAAAGATGAATTTCATTTCATGCAATATCTGTTGGAAGAGTTAATTTTACTGACTTGTTAATTTTATCCTAGGTGTCTCTTTATATATTCTAAAAAGCAAATCAATTGCATTCGCATTTAGTAAAAAATATAGATAATGTCATTGACGGAGATGACACATAAATTGAGAAAATATTCAATGAAAAAAGATTAAATATTAAGAGATGAATGCACTGATTATAGAGGATGAGAGTCAAAATTCTAGTTCATATCCAGTCTTTCCAAATAGAGGAGATCATGTTGCTATGAAAACAGGTAGAGGGCAAATGACTGTGCAAAATAATAGAGGATATTACAAAAGAAAGAAGCCGTTTGTGAAATGTGATTATTGCTACAAACCTGGGCACTCTAAGGAAAATTGCTACAAGCTAGTTGGCTATCCAActgattttaaaaataagaaaCCATATGCAGCTAACATGACAACTGGTGGCTTAGAGAATGACAAATCAACACATCAGGATGAGGGAAGAAGTAGCTGTGATGGATTAAAGGAAGGACCATACTTCACTGAGGATCAATATAGACAGATTTTGAGCATGCTGAACAAGGAGACTCCAGAACATCAGGTTAACATGGCAGGTATTGCAACCTCCTTAATGGCAAGTTTTACTTGTAAAGAATGGATAATTGATTCTGAGCTACAATGGCAAGATGAGGGGGATTGATAGAGAAAGAGGTGGTTCGTACATATTGAAGAAGAACTtcaaaggatatttggaaaagtTCATCAAAGGGATAAGGAAGTTTGCATCAACTACAACTACACATAGTAATAAAGAAGATGGAGCCTTGTGGCACAAAAGGCTAGGTCATGCTTCAATTAGTACTATGAAGAACATGAATCTGTTTCATAACAAATCTGTAGATGTAACAGTAAATAATGATTGCCTTGTATGCCCACTAGCTAAGCAAAGTAGGCTAGTATTTCCTACAAGTATAAGTAGAAGTGAAAATCCTTTATCTCCTTTATATATGGATGTTTGTGGACCATATAGGTTTTCCACTTATGATAGAAAACATTTCTTCCTAACTGTTGTGGATGATAATACAAGGTACACTTGGGTGCATTTGCTTCAATTGAAAAGTGATGTTGTTGTAGTGTTGAGGAAATTTCTTTCCATGTTGCACACCCAATTTCAGTCCAAAGTTAAAGTAGTTAGAACAGATGATGGCACAGAGTTCTTTAACAAACACATGAATGATTTGTTTGATGCTTATGGGATAGTTCACCAAAGCAGTTGTGTATATACTCTACAACAGAATGGAGTAGTGGAGAGAAAACATAGACACATTCTGGATACAGATAGGGCATTGAAGTTTCAAGCAAGTGTTCCTACAAAGTTCTAGGGTGAATGCATCACAACAGTTGTACATGTGATAAACAGACTGCCTACTGAGTTGTTGAATGGGAAAAATCCATATGAGATCCTTCATAACAAGTCACCCTCATTGTCTCACCTTAGGGTGTTTGGGTGTCTTTGTTATGCCACTAATTTAGTTAAGGAAGACAAATTTTCACCAAGAACAAAAGCAATTGTATTCCTTGGTTATGCAGAAACACAAAAAGGCTACATGCTATTAGATTTGAATACTAATTATTTCTTTGTTTGCAGAGATGTTATTTTCAAGGAGAATATCTTTCCATCTGCCAAACATTGTTCCACATCTCATAATGGAGAAGGACATGCATCATCTGTACATCCCATCTCAGGCCTGGAATAATTTGAACCTCTACAGAACTCCCATGGCAACATGCATCCGCAGTCAGAAGGAATTGCAAGCAGTAATTTAGAGGAGTCTGTTGAGGGGAGTGGCCTTGACAACAGTGCATGGACTAACATTAGAGAACATGAAGTAACTGGAGAAGCAAATGCTCATGATATGCATGACTCACCAGCATCAAATACAGATGATGATGCAAATGCAGATTACAACAATGCAGTAATAGAAAATGATAATGCTGATGCACCAACAAGTAGCAATGCAATTCCAAACCAACACTTAATGCAGGAAAGTGGAGTGATTCTCCAGCAGCTCTTGAACCAGAGTTAACTGAGGTCAGAAAATCAAAAAGAACTGCAAAGGAACCTTTGTGGTTGCAGGACTATGTGACCACTACAAAAAAGAGTTCTTCCTATCCCCTATCCAACTATCTATCCTATAGCAGGTTGATTAGTAAATGTAGAAGTTTCTTGGATGGAATCTTAGCACTAACAGAACCAAAAACCTTCAATGAAGCATCTAAGGACAAAAGGTGGATTGAAGCCATGGAAACTGAGATCAAGGCTTTAGAGGACTACAAAACTTAGGATGTTGTTGACCTTCCAAAAGGCATGAAGTCTATTGGTTCAAAATAGGTGTACAAGATAAAACACAAAGCAAGTGGTGAGGTAGAAAGGTTCAAGGCCAGGTTGGTAGAAAAGGGCTATAGCCAAAGAGAAGGCCTAGACTATAATGAAACCTTTTCACCAGTTGACAAGATGGTAACTGTGAGATCTGTGATTGCTCTTGCTGCTTCTAAAGGCTGGAACATATCACAAATAGACGTGTACAATGCATTCTTGCAAGGGGATTTGTATGAGGAAGTGTATATGGAACTTCCTCAAGGTTTTAGGAGACAGGGGGAGACATAGGTCTGTAGACTATTGAAATCATTATATGGGTTGAAACAAGCCTCACGATAGTGGAACATTAAGCTTAGTGAGGCCTTAACAGCTGCAGGATATGTTCAGAGTCTATATGACTATTCATTGTTCACTAAAAGGAAAGGAGATGACTTTGTAGCAGTGTTGATATATGTGGATGATTTACTAATCACTGGAAATAGTGACGAGTTTATCAATGGGACCAAAGCTGTCATTTATCAGAAGTTCAAGGTGAAGGATCTTGGTGATCTCAAATACTTTTTGGGAATTGAAGTTAAGAGATCCATGAAGGGATTCTATTGAATCAGAGAAAATATTATCTTCAACTCATCTCTGATTTGGGATTGACTGGAGTTAAGCCAGTCTCAACTCCCATAGATCTCAATCAGAAGTTCACCTCTGCCTGGTTTGACAGACACACTGGGACTACAGGTGATGAAATCCTGACAGATGTGAGTGAATACCAAAGGTTGATTGGTAGGTTGATCTATTTGACTATCACACAATCAGACATTATGTTTGCAGTCCAAACTCTCAGTCTGTTCATGCAAGAGCCCAAAAACTCTCATTGGGATGCAGCTATGAGAGTAGTCAAATACCTAAAACATGAACCATGCATGTGGATATTTCTAAGCAGTGCAGGTGCAGATAGTTTGACATATTTTTGTGATGCAGATTGGGCAAGTTGTCCAAACACACGAAGGTCAGTGACCAGGTACTTAGTTAAGTTTGGCAACTCACTCATCTCTTGGAAGTCCAAGAAGCAGCATACAGTGTCAAAAAGCTCTGTAGAAGCAGAGTATAGAAGCCTAGCAGCTGTGACAGCAGAAGTAGTCTCGTTATTAGGACTGTTTGCTGAACTTGGAGTGCCCATCAAGCGACCTGTGGAAGTTTATGTGATAGCAAGACTGCTCTACAGATTGTGGCCAATCCTATCTTCCACGAGCGTACTAAACATATTGAGATCGATTGTCATTTTGTGCACGACAAAATCAAACAAGGTGTACTCATCATACAATTTGTGGGAACTAAAGATCAGCTAGCTGATCTTCTCACTAAAGGTATTGGACAGTCTTAGCATGCATTTTTACTAGGCAAGCTTGGAGTGCTCAACATCTTGCACCCGCCAGCTTGAGGGGAAGTGTGAGCTATAGTCAGTTTTGTTAGTTGAGAAGACGAGTTAGTTAGTCGGTTATAGTTGTGGGACCCAGTAGTTAAGTAATTAGAGTTAAATTAGTACGGAGTTGAGTTAGTGTGTAATTGTATATAAAGTTGTACTCATCTATTACAGAAATAGAATTCATTTACTGCAACTCCTCTCTTCTCTCTTAAGCTCAATCTCTCTACTctcaaacctaattccaaattGCTTGGATGATTTTGAAAATTGAGCTCAGATTCATCAAGCTCACATATTCGCGCCATTTATATAATTAAATAGAGCTAATGCGTAAATAccagaattattatataaatatactaGAATTATTATCTAAATATACCagaattattttataaataaattcataaacaTGGACGCAATATACATGATAcaattattacttgtataattAAAATGCTAGAATTATCccataaatatttaataaaattatcAATTATTAGTATATcttttatataattaaatattaattatatatgCAATATACTAAGAATCAATTCTGGTGGAAGTCATATTCTTGCGATAAATTCAGAATAATTGAAATATAAATGCATTGAAGAACAATTCCACATTTTATAATAATACCATTATTATACCAATTATATAATTAAATAGTGATAAGTAAATATGTAATATAACATAATTATTCcataaatatatgtatattgtatattcgaattaatacattatatcattgttaTTATACCTGCTAAATTTCAAATTCATTGGAGTTATATTGATCTTATTTCCAACGGATTGGATACACTTCAAATATAAATGAATATTTTAAAGTATTTTCTCGTAATATTTTTGATCTTATTGTTCGTACTTTTCAATTCTTAGTGGTAGTATATATCAATATACCTATTATAttcaatatatattattttaatatttaattattttctcaaatgTTGATTGCTTTATACATGTTTTATCCCAAGTTTATTTATAAATAACTTTTATGAATGGAAAGGAATCATTGAGATCCTAGTTTGTTCTCAAGCGTGATATATGGGACGTAGTTAATTAAAAATTGAACCGTTTACGATAATTTATTAACTGAAAACGTGATTCTTGGTTCAATATTATAGGTTTCTACTAGGAATGTAGTTAATTAGTTGTCATATTTGTTAATTACTTATTGATGCTGGAAGTCCATAAAATTTTCTTAAATATTgactaattattttttttcccCAAAAATATTCGCTAAGAAGTAGTCAAACATCCATTAAAAGGTAATTTTATGTGGGTCACCTTGAGCCCATCCGTGTGATAATTAATAAGATGATTTCACACTTGAAGAAGAGACTTCAACCAACAAAGACCTAACTTCCACTAAAAATTTTGAAACAAAGAAAATCGACTTTTTATCCATTTGGTTTCATTCATACAATTAGCAAAACATACATCGTgatttttaaagaaaatcaatccAAATCGAATCATGTACTCTCTTAGTATCAAGATGGAGTCGATAGCCAATTTCGGAGAACAGAATAAAAAATTTGAACTAGAACCCCCACACTATTAACAACTATTTGATCATTTTTTCTTCTAAGAAAATCCGACATGTTAGAAAACTTCTACTGTTAGttattaagaaaatatttattcCATTTATGTAATGGTAATGATAGATTTAACTCCAACTATCAACAGATGACAAATTTAAACTATTATGCAAAGTTTAAACACGAATTTAGCCGTTGCCCAAAAATAAATA of Nicotiana tomentosiformis chromosome 7, ASM39032v3, whole genome shotgun sequence contains these proteins:
- the LOC138895089 gene encoding uncharacterized protein; the encoded protein is MRIALQDKRKLGFVLGTCKKGSFRYELHEDWETCHAIVLSLIMSTASSDLLSGIFYASNAHFVWGDLRERFDNVNCVRIFQLHREIATISQRINLVFAYFTRLKELWAEYDAMVPIPNSKEYVEHLQQQRLMQFLSGLNETYDQARRQILMKTVEPTLNQEHCTR